Proteins co-encoded in one Sphingopyxis sp. BE259 genomic window:
- the hspQ gene encoding heat shock protein HspQ yields MMTESSPEHPATVTAPLIGAASFAPGDIVRHRMFDFRGVVFDIDPVFANSDEWYEAIPEEIRPAKEQPYYHLLAENGNSSYIAYVSQQNLVPDAEGGPIDHPQIDAMFEGLDDGRYRVRAIHRH; encoded by the coding sequence CCTGAGCATCCTGCGACCGTTACCGCCCCGTTGATCGGCGCCGCCAGCTTTGCGCCGGGCGACATCGTGCGGCACCGCATGTTCGATTTTCGTGGCGTCGTGTTCGACATCGACCCGGTCTTTGCCAACAGCGATGAATGGTATGAGGCGATCCCGGAGGAAATTCGTCCGGCGAAAGAGCAGCCCTATTATCACCTGCTCGCCGAAAACGGCAATTCATCCTATATCGCCTATGTCAGCCAGCAGAATCTGGTGCCCGACGCCGAAGGCGGCCCGATCGATCACCCGCAGATCGACGCGATGTTCGAAGGGCTGGACGACGGTCGCTACCGCGTCCGCGCGATCCACCGACACTAA
- a CDS encoding ABC transporter permease, with protein MNDQPQISRPDSSKFAATPPFAEPGVPHIRTLNVPGMQALYVKEVRRFFKVQLQTIWAPAITTLLFLVIFTVALGGAGREVIGVPFADFIAPGLIMMAMLQNSFANSSFSLLVGKIQGTIVDYLMPPLAVGELIIALVGAAITRAILVGLALWLAMSLWPGVSVLPDHLWAVAVFGVLGASMLGFLGLITSVWAEKFDHAAAVTNFVVTPLALLSGTFYSVDRLAPWFQTVAHGNPVYYAIMGFRYGFIGTVDSTIPNPVLTAILVLVGVNIVLGLLTYRLLASGWKLKA; from the coding sequence ATGAACGACCAGCCCCAAATTTCGCGCCCCGACTCGAGCAAATTCGCGGCAACCCCGCCCTTTGCCGAACCGGGAGTGCCGCACATCCGGACGCTTAACGTGCCCGGTATGCAGGCGCTATATGTCAAGGAGGTGCGGCGCTTTTTCAAGGTGCAGCTGCAAACTATCTGGGCACCGGCGATCACCACGCTGCTGTTCCTCGTCATTTTCACCGTTGCACTCGGCGGTGCTGGGCGTGAAGTCATCGGGGTTCCCTTTGCCGATTTCATTGCGCCCGGGCTGATCATGATGGCGATGCTGCAGAACAGTTTTGCCAATTCCAGTTTCTCGCTGCTCGTCGGCAAGATTCAGGGGACGATCGTCGATTATCTGATGCCACCGCTCGCCGTCGGCGAGCTCATCATTGCGCTCGTCGGCGCCGCAATCACTCGTGCGATCCTTGTCGGTTTGGCGCTATGGCTGGCGATGTCACTGTGGCCGGGGGTCAGCGTGCTGCCCGACCACCTGTGGGCGGTTGCGGTGTTCGGTGTGCTTGGCGCGTCGATGCTCGGCTTTCTTGGCCTCATCACGTCGGTGTGGGCGGAAAAGTTCGATCATGCCGCGGCGGTGACCAACTTTGTCGTCACCCCGCTCGCGCTGCTGTCGGGGACATTTTATTCGGTCGATCGGCTGGCGCCTTGGTTCCAGACCGTCGCGCACGGCAATCCGGTCTATTACGCGATCATGGGCTTTCGCTACGGCTTCATCGGCACGGTCGATTCGACGATTCCCAATCCGGTGCTGACTGCGATCCTGGTGCTCGTCGGGGTCAATATCGTGCTGGGGCTGCTGACCTATCGTCTGTTGGCTTCGGGCTGGAAGCTGAAAGCCTGA
- a CDS encoding GcrA family cell cycle regulator — MSWTDERIESLRTMWEKGLTASQIADELGGVSRNAVIGKAHRLGLKSRPSPVKATDKAKPVKAAAPAAPKPVTPAAPPRAAAPAAPRPAHTAPPKAEARPTVDTPTADGSVGEQIPKADQPRIVSIGPGGFIRQGPGDQQAPIPPAPPRRLVPAKPSPEIADKTTLLDLNDRICRWPMGHPGEPDFHFCGQAVNPGFPYCVEHCGRAYQAQLPRGTRRPPPPPPFGGPRVR, encoded by the coding sequence ATGTCATGGACCGATGAGCGCATCGAAAGCCTGCGCACCATGTGGGAAAAAGGGCTGACCGCCAGCCAGATCGCCGATGAACTCGGCGGTGTCAGCCGCAATGCCGTGATCGGCAAGGCGCATCGCCTGGGCCTGAAATCGCGCCCGTCGCCGGTCAAGGCAACCGACAAGGCGAAACCCGTCAAAGCTGCGGCCCCCGCCGCACCCAAACCCGTCACACCGGCCGCACCGCCGCGCGCTGCTGCTCCGGCTGCGCCGCGTCCGGCCCACACGGCACCGCCGAAAGCCGAAGCCCGCCCGACCGTCGATACCCCGACCGCCGACGGTTCGGTGGGTGAGCAGATTCCCAAGGCGGATCAGCCGCGCATCGTGTCGATCGGCCCCGGCGGCTTTATCCGTCAGGGTCCGGGCGACCAGCAGGCACCGATCCCGCCCGCCCCGCCGCGCCGTCTGGTCCCGGCCAAGCCGAGCCCGGAGATCGCCGACAAGACGACCTTGCTCGACCTCAACGATCGCATCTGCCGCTGGCCGATGGGGCACCCGGGTGAGCCTGACTTTCATTTCTGCGGTCAGGCGGTCAATCCCGGCTTCCCCTATTGCGTCGAACATTGCGGCCGCGCCTATCAGGCGCAATTGCCGCGCGGCACGCGCCGCCCGCCCCCGCCGCCGCCGTTCGGGGGTCCGCGAGTTCGTTAG
- a CDS encoding PaaI family thioesterase, which yields MKPFAQEFEFARALGLQMVERGDGRCTMAIDVERQRHFSPQGAAHGGVAYSLADTAMGGALTSLLGADQWCATLEIKFNYHVRVGEGRLTCEAAVLHRGKRVANIDARLYQDGRLVSSANGNFAIFAAPVAAPPAAK from the coding sequence GTGAAGCCGTTCGCGCAGGAGTTTGAATTTGCGCGCGCGCTCGGCCTGCAAATGGTCGAGCGCGGCGATGGCCGCTGCACCATGGCGATCGACGTAGAGCGGCAGCGACATTTCAGCCCGCAGGGCGCCGCGCATGGCGGCGTCGCTTACTCGCTCGCCGACACCGCAATGGGCGGCGCGCTGACCAGCTTATTGGGCGCCGATCAATGGTGCGCGACGCTGGAAATCAAGTTCAACTATCATGTCCGCGTCGGCGAGGGCCGCCTGACCTGCGAGGCAGCGGTGCTCCATCGCGGCAAGCGCGTCGCCAATATCGACGCGCGGCTGTATCAGGATGGCCGCCTGGTGAGCAGCGCCAACGGTAATTTCGCCATTTTCGCGGCGCCTGTCGCCGCTCCCCCCGCCGCCAAATAG
- a CDS encoding outer membrane beta-barrel protein, translating to MKLASLLVASAASMLAVPAMAQDGRDTSGDFDGPYISIVGGGTLQGNDRGETVVFDTNRDGTYGDQVTTFAGANAFSTGFCNGAATSSANIGCRNDKDGPEYFGRLGFDKRMGNFVLGAVIEGGRSEARDSVSAFSTTPASYTFSREADYQAGARLRAGYTPGGGALFYVTGGGAYAKLDNRFTTSNGANSFADNGRTNAWGYAAGGGAEIMVTNNIAVGLEYLYTDLKDNDYVVNVGPGTAPPTNPFLLNGGGTDMKRSSDHFRTHSVRGSLSFRF from the coding sequence ATGAAACTCGCCTCTCTCCTCGTCGCCTCGGCGGCATCGATGCTGGCCGTGCCGGCGATGGCCCAAGACGGCCGCGACACTTCGGGGGACTTCGACGGTCCCTATATCAGCATCGTCGGCGGCGGCACGCTGCAGGGCAATGACCGCGGCGAAACCGTCGTGTTCGACACCAACCGCGACGGCACCTATGGCGACCAGGTGACGACCTTTGCCGGTGCCAATGCCTTTTCGACCGGTTTCTGCAACGGCGCGGCGACCAGCAGCGCCAACATCGGCTGCCGCAACGACAAGGACGGTCCCGAGTATTTCGGTCGTCTGGGTTTTGACAAGCGCATGGGCAATTTTGTCCTCGGCGCGGTGATCGAAGGCGGCCGCAGCGAAGCGCGCGACAGCGTCAGCGCATTTTCGACCACACCGGCGAGCTATACGTTCAGCCGCGAGGCTGATTATCAGGCAGGCGCCCGCCTGCGTGCCGGTTACACCCCCGGCGGCGGCGCATTGTTCTATGTCACCGGCGGCGGCGCCTATGCCAAGCTCGACAACCGTTTCACCACCAGCAATGGCGCGAACAGCTTTGCCGACAACGGCCGCACCAATGCCTGGGGCTATGCTGCGGGTGGCGGCGCCGAAATCATGGTGACGAACAATATCGCGGTCGGCCTCGAGTATCTCTACACCGATCTCAAGGACAATGATTATGTCGTCAACGTCGGCCCGGGCACCGCGCCGCCGACCAACCCGTTCCTGCTGAACGGCGGCGGCACCGACATGAAGCGCAGCAGCGACCATTTCCGCACCCACAGCGTGCGCGGGTCGCTCAGCTTCCGCTTCTAA
- the parE gene encoding DNA topoisomerase IV subunit B yields MSHDLFDAATPATDSYNASQIEVLEGLEPVRRRPGMYIGGTDERALHHLAAEVIDNSMDEAVAGHANRIEVTLEAGNRLTVTDNGRGIPIDPHPKFPGKSALEVIMTTLHSGGKFEGKAYATSGGLHGVGISVVNALSIDTEIEVARSKLLYRQRFARGTPVGGLEELGPTPNRRGTSVSFIPDPEIFGDHGRFKPQRLYRMARSKAYLFAGVEIRWKCAPELIGDDTPAEATFQFPGGLADHLKEQIGTRECATAEPFIGRQDFPGDQGRAEWAIAWPLWSDGSYSWYCNTIPTPAGGTHEAGLRAALTKGLRGFGELIGQKKAAQITAEDVFNGGEMMLSVFIRDPQFQSQTKDRLSSPEAARLTENAVRDHFDHFLSDNMDRGRALLGLILDRMDERLKRKAEREVKRKTATSGRKLRLPGKLTDCANDGPEGTELFIVEGDSAGGSAKQARDRKTQAILPIRGKILNVASASNDKIRANQEIADLALALGCGMRKDCDADRLRYEKIVIMTDADVDGAHIATLLMTFFFQEMPDIVRRGHVYLAQPPLYRLTAGSTSAYARDDAHRAELEATQFKGKKVDVGRFKGLGEMNPNQLKETTMDPATRSMLRVTLPQEYEERHLVKDLVDRLMGKHPEHRFQFIQANAATLDEAAIDA; encoded by the coding sequence ATGAGTCACGATTTGTTCGACGCCGCGACCCCGGCCACCGACAGCTATAATGCTTCGCAGATCGAGGTGCTGGAGGGACTGGAGCCCGTCCGCCGCCGCCCCGGCATGTACATCGGCGGCACCGACGAGCGGGCGCTGCATCACTTGGCCGCCGAGGTCATCGACAACAGCATGGACGAAGCGGTCGCGGGGCACGCCAACCGCATCGAAGTGACGCTGGAGGCCGGTAACCGGCTGACCGTGACCGACAATGGCCGCGGCATCCCGATAGATCCGCACCCGAAATTCCCGGGCAAATCGGCGCTGGAGGTCATCATGACCACCCTCCATTCGGGCGGCAAGTTCGAGGGCAAGGCCTATGCGACCTCGGGCGGTCTGCACGGGGTCGGGATCAGCGTCGTCAACGCATTGTCGATCGACACCGAGATCGAGGTGGCGCGCAGCAAGTTGCTCTACCGCCAACGTTTTGCGCGCGGAACGCCCGTCGGCGGCCTGGAAGAGCTTGGCCCCACGCCCAACCGCCGCGGCACCAGCGTGTCCTTCATTCCCGATCCCGAAATCTTTGGCGATCATGGCCGCTTCAAACCACAGCGCCTGTATCGCATGGCGCGGTCGAAGGCCTATTTGTTCGCAGGCGTTGAAATCCGCTGGAAATGCGCGCCCGAACTGATCGGCGACGATACGCCAGCCGAGGCGACCTTCCAGTTTCCCGGCGGACTTGCCGACCATCTGAAGGAACAGATCGGCACCCGCGAATGTGCGACCGCCGAACCGTTCATCGGCCGCCAGGATTTCCCGGGCGATCAGGGCCGCGCCGAATGGGCGATCGCCTGGCCTCTATGGTCGGACGGGTCTTACAGCTGGTATTGCAACACCATCCCGACGCCCGCGGGCGGCACCCACGAAGCGGGGCTGCGCGCCGCACTGACCAAGGGATTGCGCGGTTTTGGCGAATTGATCGGACAAAAGAAAGCGGCGCAGATCACCGCCGAGGATGTGTTCAACGGCGGCGAGATGATGCTGTCGGTGTTCATCCGCGATCCGCAGTTTCAAAGCCAGACCAAGGATCGCCTGAGCAGCCCCGAGGCGGCACGCCTGACCGAAAACGCGGTGCGCGACCATTTCGACCATTTCCTGTCGGACAATATGGACCGCGGCCGCGCCCTGCTCGGGCTGATCCTCGACCGCATGGACGAGCGATTGAAGCGCAAGGCCGAGCGTGAGGTCAAACGCAAGACCGCGACCAGTGGCCGCAAGCTGCGTCTGCCCGGCAAGCTCACAGATTGCGCGAATGATGGCCCCGAAGGCACGGAATTGTTTATTGTCGAAGGCGACAGCGCCGGCGGCAGCGCCAAGCAGGCGCGCGACCGCAAGACGCAGGCGATCCTGCCGATCCGCGGCAAGATTTTGAACGTCGCCAGCGCCAGCAACGACAAGATTCGCGCCAATCAGGAAATCGCCGATCTGGCGCTCGCGCTCGGTTGCGGGATGCGTAAGGATTGCGACGCCGACCGGCTGCGCTACGAAAAAATAGTCATCATGACCGATGCCGATGTCGATGGCGCACATATCGCAACCTTGTTGATGACCTTTTTCTTTCAGGAAATGCCCGACATCGTCCGCCGCGGCCATGTCTACCTAGCGCAGCCGCCGCTCTATCGGCTGACCGCGGGCAGCACATCGGCCTATGCGCGCGACGATGCCCACCGTGCCGAGCTGGAAGCGACGCAGTTCAAGGGCAAAAAGGTCGATGTCGGCCGTTTCAAGGGGTTGGGCGAGATGAACCCGAACCAGCTCAAGGAAACAACGATGGACCCCGCGACGCGCTCGATGCTGCGCGTCACCCTGCCGCAGGAATATGAGGAACGGCATCTGGTCAAGGATCTGGTCGACCGGCTGATGGGCAAGCACCCCGAACACCGCTTCCAGTTTATCCAGGCGAACGCCGCGACGCTCGACGAGGCGGCGATCGACGCCTGA
- a CDS encoding sigma-70 family RNA polymerase sigma factor produces the protein MRYENLETRVIESEQDRHFAEAIARFGGALARLARAYEADADLRRDLAQELQVALWQSFAKFDGRCSLSTWVWRVAHNRATSHMLARQRHARRTWSSIEDLDIADDAPSPLETAESEQAMALVLSIVDRLDPPDRQILLLYLEGVAGAEIADVTGVSADVAAAKIHRFKAMLTRRFSAAGVTI, from the coding sequence ATGCGGTATGAAAATCTGGAGACGCGGGTGATCGAAAGCGAGCAGGACCGGCATTTCGCGGAAGCGATCGCGCGTTTCGGCGGCGCGCTGGCGCGCCTTGCCCGCGCTTATGAGGCCGATGCCGACCTGCGCCGCGACCTTGCGCAGGAATTGCAGGTCGCGCTGTGGCAGAGCTTCGCGAAGTTCGATGGCCGCTGCTCGCTCAGCACCTGGGTGTGGCGCGTTGCGCACAACCGCGCGACCTCCCACATGCTCGCGCGCCAACGCCATGCCAGGCGGACCTGGTCGAGCATCGAAGACCTCGACATCGCCGACGATGCCCCCTCGCCGCTGGAAACCGCAGAGAGCGAACAGGCGATGGCGCTGGTCTTGTCGATCGTCGACCGCCTCGATCCACCCGACCGGCAGATATTATTGCTCTATCTCGAAGGCGTCGCCGGGGCCGAAATCGCAGATGTAACCGGCGTTTCCGCCGATGTGGCGGCCGCCAAAATCCACCGCTTCAAGGCCATGCTGACGCGCCGCTTTTCAGCTGCGGGAGTGACGATATGA